A genomic stretch from Sphaerodactylus townsendi isolate TG3544 linkage group LG15, MPM_Stown_v2.3, whole genome shotgun sequence includes:
- the LOC125445263 gene encoding suppressor of cytokine signaling 3-like has product MVPLCWCWPTAPAQPTAAMNSTVTPSYHFKSFCGEFERVESALERLEASGFYWGSLSGTEAKRLLTSQPPGVFLVRDSSDHHHLFTLSVRTSTGITNLRIQQQSSAFHLEALPGAGHPPTFRCVVQLVEHYLCLGTVEGGPCYLEKEGQPPVPLALTHPLRCKVPTLQELCRRAVRASVQGRGDARAQLQDLPMPRGLLNSLCS; this is encoded by the coding sequence ATGGTCCCCCTCTGCTGGTGCTGGCCGACAGCACCTGCCCAACCCACGGCAGCCATGAACAGCACAGTCACACCTTCCTACCACTTCAAGAGTTTCTGTGGGGAGTTTGAGCGGGTGGAGAGTGCCTTGGAACGCCTGGAGGCCAGCGGTTTCTACTGGGGCAGCCTGTCGGGGACTGAAGCGAAGCGGCTCTTGACCTCCCAGCCGCCCGGAGTCTTCCTGGTGCGAGACTCCTCTGACCACCACCACCTGTTCACCCTCAGCGTCCGCACGAGCACGGGCATCACCAACCTGCGCATCCAGCAGCAGAGTTCGGCTTTCCACCTGGAGGCCCTGCCCGGCGCTGGCCACCCCCCAACTTTTAGGTGTGTGGTCCAACTAGTGGAGCATTATCTGTGCCTTGGGACGGTGGAAGGGGGGCCTTGTTACCTGGAGAAGGAAGGGCAGCCTCCGGTGCCCTTGGCCCTCACGCATCCGCTCCGCTGCAAGGTGCCCACGCTGCAAGAGCTGTGCCGGCGGGCGGTGCGGGCCAGCGTGCAGGGCAGAGGGGATGCCAGGGCACAGCTACAGGACCTCCCGATGCCCCGGGGATTACTGAACTCGCTGTGCAGCTAA